A single window of Streptomyces sp. NBC_00464 DNA harbors:
- a CDS encoding ABC transporter permease, whose translation MNTLIKLEVTRTLRNKKFMFFSIIYPSVIYLLISGTQNTTDKVPGTDLTLQAFFMVSMASFGALTAVLMGNSERIAKEREKGWVRQLRLTALPSRGYILAKIASAAVVTLPCIVVVFLVAASVKHVRVDLWQWFALTGVIWAGSLVFAALGVAIGYLASGDAVRPITMIIYFGLSILGGLWMPSATFPQWIQSISEWLPTHAYAALGQAVEMGGAPHAKDVAILCAYFLLFAGGAAWLYRKDTLKA comes from the coding sequence ATGAACACCCTCATCAAGCTCGAAGTGACCCGCACCCTGCGGAACAAGAAGTTCATGTTCTTCTCGATCATCTATCCGTCGGTGATCTACCTGCTGATCTCCGGAACCCAGAACACCACCGACAAGGTGCCGGGCACCGACCTCACCCTGCAGGCGTTCTTCATGGTCTCCATGGCCTCCTTCGGCGCGCTGACCGCCGTCCTGATGGGCAACAGCGAGCGCATCGCGAAGGAGCGCGAGAAGGGCTGGGTCCGTCAGCTGAGACTGACCGCACTGCCGAGCCGGGGCTACATCCTGGCGAAGATCGCCAGCGCCGCCGTGGTCACCCTGCCCTGCATCGTCGTCGTCTTCCTCGTCGCCGCCTCCGTCAAGCACGTGCGTGTCGACCTGTGGCAGTGGTTCGCCCTCACCGGTGTCATCTGGGCCGGCTCGCTGGTCTTCGCCGCGCTCGGGGTCGCCATCGGCTACCTCGCCAGCGGTGACGCGGTCCGGCCGATCACCATGATCATCTACTTCGGGCTCTCGATCCTCGGCGGCCTGTGGATGCCGAGCGCTACCTTCCCGCAGTGGATCCAGAGCATCTCCGAATGGCTGCCCACCCACGCGTACGCTGCTCTCGGCCAGGCCGTCGAGATGGGCGGCGCACCGCATGCCAAGGACGTCGCCATCCTCTGCGCCTACTTCCTGCTCTTCGCGGGCGGCGCCGCCTGGCTCTACCGGAAGGACACGTTGAAGGCGTGA
- a CDS encoding response regulator transcription factor produces the protein MSMIRLLLAEDQSMVREALAALLGLEPDIEVVAQVARGDEVLAAAREHRIDVALLDIEMPGMTGIEATAELSRELPDVKVVVVTTFGRPGYLRRAMESGADAFLVKDAPASQLAEAVRKVLAGERVIDPTLAAAALADGASPLTERERDVLRTAADGSTNAEIAAALHLSQGTVRNYLSMAIQKMAARNRAEAVRMAREKGWL, from the coding sequence ATGAGCATGATCAGACTCCTCCTCGCCGAGGACCAGTCCATGGTGCGTGAGGCCCTTGCGGCGCTCCTCGGCCTGGAACCCGACATCGAGGTGGTCGCCCAGGTCGCCCGCGGCGACGAGGTGCTGGCCGCGGCCAGGGAACACCGCATCGACGTGGCCCTCCTCGACATCGAGATGCCAGGCATGACGGGCATCGAGGCAACGGCGGAACTGTCCCGCGAACTCCCGGACGTCAAGGTCGTCGTCGTCACCACCTTCGGCCGCCCCGGATACCTGCGCCGCGCGATGGAGTCGGGCGCCGACGCCTTTCTGGTGAAAGACGCACCGGCGTCCCAACTCGCCGAAGCCGTACGCAAGGTGCTTGCCGGGGAACGCGTTATCGACCCCACTCTCGCAGCCGCCGCCCTCGCCGACGGTGCCAGCCCGCTGACCGAACGGGAGCGCGATGTACTGCGCACCGCCGCGGACGGTTCGACCAATGCGGAGATCGCCGCAGCACTGCACCTGTCCCAGGGCACGGTCCGCAACTACCTCTCCATGGCGATCCAGAAGATGGCGGCGCGCAACCGGGCCGAGGCGGTCAGGATGGCGCGGGAGAAGGGCTGGCTGTAG
- the mshB gene encoding N-acetyl-1-D-myo-inositol-2-amino-2-deoxy-alpha-D-glucopyranoside deacetylase, translating into MTDLPARRLLLVHAHPDDETINNGATMARYAADGALVTLVTCTLGEEGEIIPPGLAHLAADRDDALGPYRRGELAAAMKELGVTDHRLLGGAGRYRDSGMMGTEQNRRPGAFWSADLDEAAGYLVEVIREVRPQVLVTYDPDGGYGHPDHIQAHRVATRAAELAADPAYRPGSGPAHTIAKTYWNRVPRSVAEDGFARLRATAPEAFPGIAAIDDVPGVVDDALITTEIDDAGHGEAKMAAMRAHATQIALDGPFFALSNDLGQPVLTTEYYELVKGAPGGVGGEREQDLFAGVPERDLSAGGPERDGFAGGPERDRFAGRPEAGR; encoded by the coding sequence ATGACGGACCTTCCCGCCCGGCGTCTGCTCCTGGTGCACGCGCACCCCGACGACGAGACGATCAACAATGGCGCCACGATGGCCAGGTACGCCGCCGACGGCGCCCTGGTCACGCTGGTGACCTGCACGCTCGGCGAGGAGGGCGAGATCATCCCGCCCGGGCTCGCGCATCTCGCCGCGGACCGGGACGATGCACTCGGCCCCTACCGCCGGGGCGAGCTGGCGGCGGCGATGAAGGAACTGGGGGTCACCGACCACCGCCTCCTCGGGGGCGCGGGCCGGTACCGCGACTCCGGAATGATGGGCACCGAACAGAACCGGCGCCCCGGCGCCTTCTGGTCCGCCGACCTCGACGAGGCCGCCGGGTACCTCGTGGAGGTGATCCGTGAGGTGCGACCCCAGGTCCTGGTGACGTACGACCCCGACGGGGGCTACGGGCACCCCGACCACATCCAGGCGCACCGGGTCGCGACGCGCGCCGCCGAACTGGCCGCCGACCCCGCGTACCGCCCCGGCTCCGGCCCTGCGCACACCATCGCGAAGACCTACTGGAACCGGGTGCCGCGCTCGGTCGCCGAGGACGGCTTCGCCCGGCTGCGGGCGACCGCCCCGGAGGCGTTCCCGGGCATCGCCGCGATCGACGACGTACCGGGTGTGGTGGACGACGCCCTGATCACCACCGAGATCGACGACGCCGGACACGGCGAGGCGAAGATGGCGGCGATGCGGGCGCACGCCACCCAGATCGCGCTCGACGGCCCCTTCTTCGCACTGTCGAACGACCTGGGCCAGCCCGTTCTCACCACCGAGTACTACGAGTTGGTGAAGGGTGCGCCGGGCGGCGTCGGGGGTGAACGGGAACAGGACCTCTTCGCGGGTGTGCCGGAACGCGATCTCTCCGCGGGCGGGCCGGAACGCGATGGTTTCGCGGGCGGGCCGGAACGCGATCGTTTCGCGGGCAGGCCGGAGGCGGGGCGATGA
- a CDS encoding sensor histidine kinase, whose product MNEDEMSVGLGRPPTNARQTGTKLLWIGIWLAFMSAPVKDLIDGNHTPWVTALGTLGLLVFVGVYLVLVFRHTSKALDPFRVRATLAFLGALAVLLSLTLGAPWLVLFVYVAVSVGATLPLRTARWLIPAVTAVLVGIGLTQEHPREIITALVFPALLGGFAMSGIRQMIRTTIQLREARATVAQLAANEERLRLARDLHDLLGHSLSLITLKSELAGRMLPGNPEQAAAQVADIEQVSRQALVDVRSAVTGYRRPTLPGELAGARTALAAAGITAEIPAHAPEDLPDDLPEKAEEVLAWALREAVTNVVRHSGAGRCTVTLAPHQTLDGRVLELTVADDGRGAVGTKRGNGLTGMAERLASVGGTLVTRSTNSRSGKGFTTLLSVPLESGLGSRE is encoded by the coding sequence GTGAACGAGGACGAGATGTCCGTGGGCCTCGGGCGCCCGCCCACGAACGCGAGGCAGACCGGAACCAAGCTCCTGTGGATCGGCATCTGGCTCGCCTTCATGAGCGCGCCGGTCAAGGACCTCATCGACGGCAACCACACCCCGTGGGTGACGGCACTCGGCACCCTGGGGCTGCTGGTCTTCGTCGGCGTCTACCTGGTCCTGGTCTTCCGCCACACCTCGAAGGCGCTCGACCCCTTCCGGGTCCGCGCCACCCTCGCCTTCCTCGGGGCCCTCGCCGTCCTGCTGTCCCTGACGCTGGGCGCCCCCTGGCTGGTCCTGTTCGTGTATGTGGCCGTCTCCGTCGGCGCCACCCTGCCGCTGCGGACCGCCCGCTGGCTGATTCCCGCCGTCACCGCGGTCCTGGTGGGCATCGGCCTGACGCAGGAGCACCCCCGCGAGATCATCACGGCCCTGGTCTTCCCCGCGCTGCTCGGCGGCTTCGCGATGTCGGGCATCCGGCAGATGATCCGCACCACGATCCAGCTCCGCGAGGCCCGCGCCACCGTCGCCCAGCTCGCCGCCAACGAGGAACGGCTGCGGCTCGCCCGCGACCTGCACGATCTGCTCGGCCACTCCCTCTCCCTGATCACCCTCAAGAGCGAACTGGCCGGGCGGATGCTCCCCGGGAATCCGGAACAGGCGGCCGCGCAGGTCGCCGACATCGAACAGGTCAGCCGCCAGGCCCTCGTGGACGTACGCAGCGCCGTCACCGGCTACCGCAGGCCGACCCTCCCCGGCGAACTGGCCGGGGCCAGGACCGCCCTCGCCGCCGCCGGAATCACCGCCGAGATCCCGGCCCACGCCCCCGAGGACCTCCCCGACGACCTCCCGGAGAAGGCGGAGGAGGTGCTCGCCTGGGCGCTGCGCGAAGCCGTCACCAACGTCGTACGCCACAGCGGTGCGGGCCGCTGCACGGTCACCCTCGCCCCGCACCAGACCCTCGACGGGCGCGTCCTCGAACTCACCGTCGCCGACGACGGCCGGGGCGCCGTCGGCACGAAGCGGGGCAACGGCCTCACCGGCATGGCCGAGCGGCTCGCCTCGGTCGGCGGGACGCTCGTCACGCGGTCCACCAACTCCCGCTCGGGCAAAGGCTTCACCACGCTCCTCAGTGTTCCGCTCGAATCCGGCCTAGGATCCCGGGAATGA
- a CDS encoding ABC transporter permease, with protein MPEQTPDEAISPAGAGGTMDLALDEGDSLEKTPGGPEGTGPGTKPQSLWSDAWRDLRRNPVFIISALIILFLVIISIWPQLIASGDPLDCDLDKAQEGSQPGHPFGYDGQGCDVYTRVVYGARNSVTVGICSTIGVTLIGSVLGGLAGFFGGWWDSILSRLTDVFFGIPVVLGGLVFLSVVTSSTVWPVIGFIVLLGWPQIARIARGSVITAKHNDYVQAARALGASNGRMMLRHIAPNAVAPVIVVATIALGTYISLEATLSFLGVGLKPPAVSWGIDISAASQYIRNAPHMLLWPAGALAVTVLAFIMLGDAVRDALDPKLR; from the coding sequence ATGCCTGAGCAGACACCGGACGAGGCGATCTCACCGGCCGGAGCCGGCGGCACGATGGACCTCGCACTCGACGAGGGCGACTCCCTCGAAAAGACCCCCGGGGGCCCCGAGGGGACGGGGCCTGGCACCAAGCCGCAGAGCCTGTGGTCCGACGCCTGGCGCGACCTGCGCCGCAACCCCGTCTTCATCATCTCCGCGCTGATCATCCTGTTCCTGGTGATCATCTCGATCTGGCCGCAGCTCATCGCCTCCGGCGACCCGCTCGACTGCGACCTCGACAAGGCCCAGGAAGGCTCCCAGCCGGGCCACCCCTTCGGGTACGACGGCCAGGGCTGCGACGTCTACACCCGCGTCGTGTACGGCGCCCGGAACTCCGTGACCGTGGGCATCTGCTCCACCATCGGCGTCACCCTGATCGGCTCCGTCCTGGGCGGCCTGGCCGGCTTCTTCGGCGGCTGGTGGGACTCGATCCTCTCCCGCCTCACCGACGTCTTCTTCGGCATCCCGGTCGTCCTCGGCGGTCTGGTCTTCCTCTCCGTGGTGACCAGCTCCACCGTCTGGCCCGTCATCGGATTCATCGTGCTGCTGGGCTGGCCGCAGATCGCCCGCATCGCCCGCGGCTCCGTCATCACCGCCAAGCACAACGACTACGTACAGGCGGCCCGGGCACTCGGTGCCTCCAACGGGCGGATGATGCTGCGCCACATCGCGCCCAACGCCGTCGCCCCGGTCATCGTCGTCGCGACCATCGCGCTCGGTACGTACATCTCCCTGGAAGCGACGCTGTCGTTCCTCGGCGTCGGCCTGAAGCCACCGGCCGTCTCCTGGGGCATCGACATCTCCGCCGCGTCCCAGTACATCCGCAACGCCCCGCACATGCTCCTCTGGCCCGCCGGCGCGCTGGCGGTCACCGTGCTCGCGTTCATCATGCTCGGCGACGCGGTGCGCGACGCCCTCGACCCCAAGCTGCGCTGA
- a CDS encoding DUF6113 family protein — protein sequence MSSSRSRAARTGTPRTGTPRTDAPARDIPATGLAAPLSPRRIVPLLGLAVLGALAGIAGTLVQSAWFPGGLLLALLACAGLFYGGRVLMGTQPGALAPAAGWLISVILLLGGRPEGDYVFGNELGLALFMLGGMAIAVICATMSRLPQLGADSGRPGK from the coding sequence ATGAGCAGCAGCCGTTCGCGGGCCGCACGGACCGGTACACCACGAACCGGTACGCCACGGACAGACGCACCTGCGCGGGACATTCCGGCCACCGGCCTTGCCGCGCCCCTCAGCCCCCGGCGGATTGTCCCGCTGCTGGGCCTGGCGGTCCTCGGCGCGCTCGCCGGCATCGCCGGGACCCTGGTCCAATCCGCCTGGTTCCCCGGCGGGTTGCTGCTGGCACTGCTCGCGTGCGCAGGCCTCTTCTATGGCGGCCGCGTCCTCATGGGTACTCAGCCGGGGGCCCTCGCACCCGCTGCGGGATGGCTGATTTCGGTCATTCTTCTGCTGGGCGGAAGACCGGAAGGGGACTACGTCTTCGGGAACGAACTCGGCCTCGCCCTCTTCATGCTGGGCGGCATGGCCATCGCTGTGATCTGCGCCACCATGTCGCGGCTGCCCCAACTGGGCGCCGACAGCGGCCGACCTGGCAAGTAA
- a CDS encoding ABC transporter ATP-binding protein — protein sequence MHADHTGRKEAREEGEVARDLLAKSREGSSYAGGEPILEVRDLVKHYPLTQGILIKKQIGAVKAVDGVSFDLAAGETLGIVGESGCGKSTVARLLVHLEDPTAGSIRYKGEDVTKLSGRALKAVRRNIQMVFQDPYTSLNPRMTVGDIIGEPYEIHPEVAPKGDRRRKVQDLLDVVGLNPEYINRYPHQFSGGQRQRIGIARGLALNPEIIVADEPVSALDVSVQAQVVNLLDRLQTEFNLSYVFIAHDLSIVRHISDRVGVMYLGRFAEIGTDEEIYDHPTHPYTQALLSAVPVPDPMAREYRERIILHGDVPSPANPPSGCRFRTRCWKAQERCELEVPLLAVPAAFRLTETAAKHDSACHFAEEKRVVPPEGTLEQVGEGGGAGAGPDVEKVDREARKPPRSSESDSESPPQSPPQSSAEAVSEDETPPQASSPPEDVSKDEEPPQAPSPSDTVSKDEEPPPPSGSSRVS from the coding sequence ATGCACGCTGACCACACGGGGCGCAAGGAAGCGCGCGAGGAGGGCGAGGTGGCTCGCGACCTCCTGGCCAAGTCGCGGGAGGGCAGCAGTTACGCGGGCGGCGAGCCGATCCTGGAGGTACGTGACCTCGTCAAGCACTACCCGCTGACCCAGGGCATCCTGATCAAGAAGCAGATCGGTGCCGTCAAGGCGGTCGACGGGGTCTCCTTCGACCTGGCGGCGGGCGAGACCCTCGGCATCGTGGGGGAGTCCGGCTGCGGGAAGTCGACCGTGGCCCGGCTGCTCGTGCACCTGGAGGACCCGACGGCCGGTTCGATCCGGTACAAGGGCGAGGACGTCACCAAGCTGTCCGGCCGCGCGCTGAAGGCCGTACGCCGCAACATCCAGATGGTGTTCCAGGACCCGTACACCTCGCTGAACCCGCGGATGACGGTCGGTGACATCATCGGGGAGCCGTACGAGATCCACCCCGAGGTGGCCCCGAAGGGCGACCGGCGCCGCAAGGTCCAGGACCTGCTGGACGTCGTCGGCCTCAACCCGGAGTACATCAACCGCTATCCGCACCAGTTCTCCGGCGGCCAGCGCCAGCGCATCGGCATCGCCCGCGGCCTCGCGCTCAACCCCGAGATCATCGTCGCCGACGAACCCGTCTCCGCCCTCGACGTCTCGGTCCAGGCCCAGGTCGTCAACCTGCTGGACCGGCTCCAGACGGAGTTCAACCTCAGCTACGTGTTCATCGCGCACGACCTCTCCATCGTCCGGCACATCTCCGACCGGGTCGGCGTGATGTACCTCGGCCGGTTCGCCGAGATCGGGACCGACGAGGAGATCTACGACCACCCGACGCACCCGTACACCCAGGCGCTGCTCTCCGCCGTGCCGGTGCCGGACCCGATGGCGCGCGAGTACCGCGAGCGGATCATCCTGCACGGCGACGTACCCTCGCCCGCCAACCCGCCCTCCGGCTGCCGCTTCCGCACCCGCTGCTGGAAGGCGCAGGAGCGGTGCGAGCTGGAGGTGCCGCTGCTGGCGGTCCCGGCGGCCTTCCGGCTGACGGAGACTGCGGCCAAGCATGATTCGGCCTGTCACTTCGCGGAGGAGAAGCGGGTGGTGCCGCCGGAGGGGACGCTGGAGCAGGTGGGCGAGGGCGGCGGAGCCGGTGCCGGACCCGATGTGGAGAAGGTGGACCGGGAGGCGCGGAAGCCGCCGCGGTCGTCGGAGTCGGATTCGGAGTCGCCGCCGCAGTCGCCGCCGCAGTCGTCGGCGGAGGCCGTGAGCGAGGACGAGACGCCGCCGCAGGCATCGTCGCCCCCGGAGGACGTGAGCAAGGACGAGGAGCCTCCGCAGGCACCGTCGCCCTCGGACACCGTGAGCAAGGACGAGGAGCCTCCTCCGCCGTCGGGCAGCAGCCGGGTCAGCTGA
- a CDS encoding ABC transporter ATP-binding protein: MTTTASEVTAAKTAVVSFDQVSKAYGDVRAVDGLTLDLHPGETVALLGPNGAGKSSTLDLLLGLRTADSGRVRLFGTAPQAAIAAGRVGAMLQSGGLMEDVTVGELVGLVCDLHPRPYPVNEVLGRAGIAPIADRMVNKLSGGQEQRVRFALATAGANDLIVLDEPTTGMDVTARQAFWATMREQADQGRTVLFATHYLEEADAIADRVLVLHKGRILADGTAAEIKAKAGARRISFELEGAIDEEALRALPFLSTLDITGRRVRIQSHNADATVHAVYGLGLYPRELEVAGLGLEQAFVAITEAEEAKTR; the protein is encoded by the coding sequence ATGACAACGACAGCCTCCGAAGTCACCGCGGCGAAGACCGCCGTGGTCAGCTTCGACCAGGTCAGCAAGGCCTACGGAGACGTACGCGCCGTCGACGGGCTCACCCTCGACCTGCACCCCGGTGAGACCGTGGCGCTCCTCGGCCCCAACGGCGCCGGCAAGTCCTCCACCCTCGACCTCCTTCTCGGCCTGCGCACCGCCGACTCCGGGAGGGTCCGCCTCTTCGGTACGGCCCCGCAGGCGGCCATCGCCGCCGGACGCGTCGGCGCGATGCTGCAGTCCGGCGGCCTGATGGAGGACGTCACCGTCGGTGAACTGGTGGGGCTCGTCTGCGATCTGCACCCCAGGCCGTACCCGGTCAACGAGGTACTGGGCCGGGCCGGCATCGCACCGATCGCCGACCGCATGGTCAACAAGCTCTCCGGCGGCCAGGAACAGCGCGTACGGTTCGCGCTCGCCACCGCCGGGGCCAACGACCTCATCGTGCTCGACGAACCGACCACCGGGATGGACGTCACCGCCCGCCAGGCCTTCTGGGCGACGATGCGCGAGCAGGCCGACCAAGGCCGTACCGTCCTGTTCGCCACGCACTACCTCGAAGAGGCCGACGCCATCGCCGACCGCGTCCTCGTACTGCACAAGGGCCGGATCCTCGCCGACGGCACCGCCGCCGAGATCAAGGCGAAGGCCGGGGCCCGCAGGATCTCCTTCGAGCTGGAGGGCGCGATCGACGAGGAAGCCCTGCGCGCCCTGCCGTTCCTCTCCACGCTCGACATCACCGGCCGCCGCGTCCGGATCCAGTCGCACAACGCCGACGCGACCGTGCACGCCGTCTACGGCCTCGGCCTCTACCCGCGCGAGCTCGAAGTCGCGGGACTCGGACTGGAGCAGGCCTTCGTCGCCATCACCGAGGCCGAGGAGGCCAAGACCCGATGA
- a CDS encoding prolyl oligopeptidase family serine peptidase, with protein MRFTLGAPRAFTVSPDGERVVFLRSGSGTDRSGQLWVLDLSDGKAPRERVVADPAVLLGGSAERLSVQERARRERSREGSSGIVGYAVDTAAELAAFALSGKVYVAELRAGTARALPVPGPVIDPRPSPDGRHIAYVSKGALRVVGAGGEEDRALAEPEDGHVSYGLAEFIAAEEMQRSRGFWWSPDSDRLLVARVDDSPVRRWWIADPAHPERKPAEIAYPAAGTPNADVRLFVVGLAGERTEVVWDRARFPYLAGVHWSSNGAPLLLVQARDQQSQLYLAVDPATGATRTVHADEDPVWLELFPGVPAWAPDGRLVRIADEGGARVLAVGDRPLTGAQLQIRAVLDIGESDILVAASAGERAAEPEIGESHVYRVNELGVERVSEGAGVHSAVRSGGLTVMVSTALDVPGSTVRVFRDGKQIATVTSHAEQPVLSARPQLTEGGARRIPCAVMLPTGYKESDGPLPVLMDPYGGPHGRRVLAAHNPHLTSQWFADQGFAVIVADGRGTPGRSPGWEKAVKHDLTLTLDDQVEALHALAERFPLDLDRVGIRGWSYGGFLAGMAVLRRPDVFHAAVVGAPVTDQRLYDTHYTERYLGDPATQPEVYAYNSLLTDEGLSHAADQVRPMMIIHGLADDNVVVAHTLRLSSALLAAGRPHEVLPLSGVTHMTPQEKVAENLLLLQVDFLKRSLGF; from the coding sequence ATGCGATTCACCCTCGGTGCACCGCGCGCGTTCACGGTTTCACCCGATGGTGAACGGGTGGTCTTCCTCCGCTCGGGGTCGGGCACCGACCGCTCGGGGCAGCTCTGGGTGCTGGACCTCAGCGACGGAAAGGCCCCGCGGGAGCGGGTCGTGGCCGATCCCGCGGTGCTGCTGGGCGGTTCGGCGGAGCGGCTCTCGGTCCAGGAGCGGGCCCGGCGCGAGCGGAGCCGCGAGGGGTCGTCGGGGATCGTCGGCTACGCGGTCGACACGGCGGCCGAGTTGGCGGCGTTCGCGCTCTCGGGGAAGGTGTACGTCGCCGAACTGCGGGCCGGGACGGCGCGCGCGCTGCCCGTGCCGGGCCCGGTGATCGACCCGCGCCCCTCCCCCGACGGACGACACATCGCATATGTGTCCAAGGGTGCGCTGCGCGTCGTGGGCGCCGGCGGCGAGGAGGACAGGGCGCTCGCGGAGCCCGAGGACGGGCATGTCTCGTACGGTCTCGCGGAGTTCATCGCGGCCGAGGAGATGCAGCGCTCGCGCGGCTTCTGGTGGTCGCCGGACTCGGACCGGCTGCTGGTGGCCCGGGTGGACGACAGCCCGGTGCGGCGGTGGTGGATCGCCGATCCCGCGCACCCGGAGCGCAAGCCCGCCGAGATCGCCTACCCGGCGGCCGGTACGCCCAACGCGGATGTGCGGCTCTTCGTGGTGGGGCTGGCCGGCGAACGTACCGAAGTGGTGTGGGACCGGGCCCGGTTCCCGTATCTGGCGGGGGTGCACTGGTCGTCGAACGGGGCACCGCTGCTGCTGGTGCAGGCCCGTGACCAGCAGAGCCAGCTCTATCTGGCGGTGGACCCGGCGACCGGGGCGACCCGGACGGTGCACGCGGACGAGGACCCGGTGTGGCTGGAGCTGTTCCCCGGCGTGCCCGCGTGGGCGCCGGACGGGCGGCTGGTGCGGATCGCGGACGAGGGCGGGGCGCGGGTTCTCGCGGTGGGCGACCGGCCGCTGACCGGGGCCCAGTTGCAGATCCGGGCGGTGCTGGACATCGGGGAGTCCGACATCCTGGTCGCGGCGTCGGCGGGTGAGCGGGCGGCCGAGCCGGAGATCGGCGAGAGCCATGTGTACCGGGTCAACGAGCTGGGCGTGGAGCGGGTCTCGGAGGGCGCGGGCGTGCACTCGGCGGTCCGGTCCGGCGGTCTGACCGTCATGGTCTCCACCGCACTCGACGTGCCCGGATCGACGGTACGGGTCTTCCGGGACGGCAAGCAGATCGCCACCGTCACGAGCCACGCGGAGCAGCCGGTGCTGTCCGCCCGGCCGCAGCTCACCGAAGGGGGCGCACGGCGGATTCCGTGCGCCGTGATGCTCCCCACCGGCTACAAGGAATCGGACGGTCCGCTTCCGGTCCTGATGGATCCGTACGGCGGGCCGCACGGCCGCCGGGTCCTCGCCGCCCACAATCCGCATCTCACCTCGCAGTGGTTCGCGGACCAGGGCTTCGCCGTGATCGTCGCGGACGGCCGCGGCACCCCCGGCCGCTCGCCCGGCTGGGAGAAGGCCGTCAAGCACGATCTCACCCTCACCCTCGACGATCAGGTCGAGGCCCTGCACGCACTCGCGGAGCGGTTCCCGCTGGACCTGGACCGGGTGGGCATCAGGGGCTGGTCGTACGGCGGTTTCCTGGCCGGCATGGCGGTGCTGCGGCGACCCGACGTCTTCCACGCGGCAGTCGTGGGCGCCCCGGTGACCGACCAGCGGCTGTACGACACCCATTACACGGAGCGCTACCTCGGCGACCCGGCGACTCAGCCGGAGGTGTACGCGTACAACTCGCTGCTCACCGACGAGGGACTGTCGCACGCCGCCGACCAGGTGCGCCCGATGATGATCATCCACGGCCTGGCGGACGACAACGTGGTGGTCGCGCACACCCTGCGGCTCTCCTCGGCACTGCTCGCGGCGGGCCGTCCGCACGAGGTGCTGCCGCTGAGCGGGGTGACCCACATGACCCCGCAGGAGAAGGTGGCCGAGAATCTGCTGCTGCTCCAGGTGGACTTCCTGAAGCGGTCGCTGGGGTTCTGA
- a CDS encoding ABC transporter ATP-binding protein — protein MLLEVRDLHVEFHTRDGVAKAVNGVNYSVAEGETLAVLGESGSGKSVTAQAIMGILDMPPGKITDGEILFKDRDLLKMKKEERRKIRGQEMAMIFQDALSSLNPVLTVGEQLGEMFVVHRGLSRKDAKAKAVELMDRVRIPAAKERVGNYPHQFSGGMRQRIMIAMALALEPSLIIADEPTTALDVTVQAQVMDLLAELQRELNMGLILITHDLGVVADVADKIAVMYAGRIVETSPVHDIYQAPAHPYTKGLLRSIPRLDQKGQELYAIKGLPPNLLHIPPGCAFNPRCPMAQDVCRGDVPPLFDVAEHRQSACYFWKETLDAR, from the coding sequence ATGTTGCTCGAAGTGCGCGATCTGCACGTGGAGTTCCACACCCGGGACGGGGTCGCCAAGGCCGTCAACGGGGTCAACTACTCGGTGGCCGAGGGCGAGACGCTCGCCGTGCTCGGCGAGTCCGGCTCCGGCAAGTCGGTCACCGCACAGGCGATCATGGGCATCCTCGACATGCCGCCCGGGAAGATCACCGACGGCGAGATCCTCTTCAAGGACCGCGACCTGCTGAAGATGAAGAAGGAGGAGCGGCGGAAGATCCGCGGCCAGGAGATGGCCATGATCTTCCAGGACGCGCTCTCCTCCCTCAACCCCGTGCTCACCGTGGGGGAACAGCTCGGCGAGATGTTCGTCGTCCACCGCGGACTCTCCCGCAAGGACGCGAAGGCCAAGGCCGTCGAACTCATGGACCGGGTCCGCATCCCGGCCGCGAAGGAGCGGGTCGGCAACTACCCGCACCAGTTCTCCGGCGGTATGCGCCAGCGCATCATGATCGCCATGGCGCTGGCCCTGGAGCCCTCGCTGATCATCGCGGACGAACCCACCACCGCCCTCGACGTCACCGTTCAGGCCCAGGTGATGGACCTGCTCGCGGAGCTCCAGCGCGAGCTGAACATGGGCCTGATCCTCATCACCCACGACCTGGGCGTCGTCGCCGACGTCGCCGACAAGATCGCCGTGATGTACGCGGGCCGCATCGTGGAGACCTCACCCGTCCACGACATCTACCAGGCGCCCGCGCACCCGTACACCAAGGGCCTGCTCCGGTCGATCCCGCGACTGGACCAGAAGGGCCAGGAGCTGTACGCGATCAAGGGCCTGCCTCCCAACCTGCTGCACATCCCGCCCGGCTGCGCCTTCAACCCGCGCTGCCCGATGGCCCAGGACGTCTGCCGCGGGGACGTACCGCCGCTGTTCGACGTGGCCGAACACCGTCAGAGCGCCTGCTACTTCTGGAAGGAGACGCTCGATGCACGCTGA